One region of Thalassophryne amazonica chromosome 16, fThaAma1.1, whole genome shotgun sequence genomic DNA includes:
- the txn2 gene encoding thioredoxin, mitochondrial isoform X1, translating to MSGYFRMAQTLLSHRIWMLSTKAVRCLPASTASISSSFSHGCSSYSTSMPSRVSFLSPSHTLFRSLPHNFCRQISFSIQDNDDFRDRVINSDLPVLIDFHAEWCGPCRLLGPRLEKAIAKQEGRVAMAKVDIDDHTDLALEYGVSAVPTVIAMRGGNIVDKFVGMKDQDQLDSFISKLIGK from the exons ATGAGCGGCTATTTTCGG ATGGCTCAGACGCTTCTGTCACATCGAATCTGGATGCTTTCTACGAAAGCTGTTCGCTGTCTTCCTGCCTCGACAGCCTCCATCTCCTCCTCTTTTTCCCATGGTTGCTCTTCATATTCCACCTCCATGCCATCTCGGGTCTCTTTCCTCTCTCCTTCACACACTTTGTTTCGCTCCCTTCCTCACAATTTCTGCCGCCAAATCTCCTTCAGTATTCAGGACAACGATGACTTCAGGGACAGGGTCATCAACAGTGATCTGCCCGTGCTCATTGACTTCCATGCAGA GTGGTGTGGTCCCTGTAGGCTCCTTGGACCAAGGTTGGAGAAAGCTATTGCAAAACAGGAAGGTCGTGTTGCTATGGCAAAAGTTGACATTGACGATCACACAGACTTGGCTCTTGAATATGGT GTGTCTGCTGTTCCAACAGTCATCGCCATGCGGGGAGGCAACATTGTTGACAAATTTGTGGGGATGAAAGACCAAGACCAGCTGGACTCATTTATCAGCAAGCTCATTGGAAAATAA
- the txn2 gene encoding thioredoxin, mitochondrial isoform X2: MAQTLLSHRIWMLSTKAVRCLPASTASISSSFSHGCSSYSTSMPSRVSFLSPSHTLFRSLPHNFCRQISFSIQDNDDFRDRVINSDLPVLIDFHAEWCGPCRLLGPRLEKAIAKQEGRVAMAKVDIDDHTDLALEYGVSAVPTVIAMRGGNIVDKFVGMKDQDQLDSFISKLIGK; the protein is encoded by the exons ATGGCTCAGACGCTTCTGTCACATCGAATCTGGATGCTTTCTACGAAAGCTGTTCGCTGTCTTCCTGCCTCGACAGCCTCCATCTCCTCCTCTTTTTCCCATGGTTGCTCTTCATATTCCACCTCCATGCCATCTCGGGTCTCTTTCCTCTCTCCTTCACACACTTTGTTTCGCTCCCTTCCTCACAATTTCTGCCGCCAAATCTCCTTCAGTATTCAGGACAACGATGACTTCAGGGACAGGGTCATCAACAGTGATCTGCCCGTGCTCATTGACTTCCATGCAGA GTGGTGTGGTCCCTGTAGGCTCCTTGGACCAAGGTTGGAGAAAGCTATTGCAAAACAGGAAGGTCGTGTTGCTATGGCAAAAGTTGACATTGACGATCACACAGACTTGGCTCTTGAATATGGT GTGTCTGCTGTTCCAACAGTCATCGCCATGCGGGGAGGCAACATTGTTGACAAATTTGTGGGGATGAAAGACCAAGACCAGCTGGACTCATTTATCAGCAAGCTCATTGGAAAATAA